The genomic DNA GCCCGCGTGtactcggccacggcggcgttggagaaGAGCGTCTGCCCCGGCCGGTGCCACGCCGCGAGGCAGATTTGCGACACGCCCGCTTCGTCCATGAGCGCGATGAGCTCGTCgggccggagccgccgcgcggagAGCGACGGGTCGGCATGGCTCTGCTCAAACAGCCGCTGCACCTCGGGGATGTGGAGCTGCGGATGGTGGTGTCAGCCGACACTCGGGAGTCGTTCATCAACAAAGCTCTTCAGTCAAATACCCCTGTTGGATTGGCCcacacgtcgacgacgagaggaGGCAGTGAgctcgcggccatggtgacGGATAGGGTAGCTGCCTAAGCGGAAAGCTTCAGGACGTCGTTTCGTGAAGGGGTTGGGGGATGCGCGGGCGTTTCGTCCAAGAACTTACACATGCCGAGGTAAAAGTGTGGGGTAAAAGCAGCCCGCGTCACTCGACGCCAGATgttccgccgccaccgtaTTTCGTACCGTCCCCGGAACGAACCTGCAACGGCGTCTGGCCAGTTGGTGTCTGGTGGGGACGCTCAAATGTCGCTGCTGTACATGCCGGTCAAACGAAGGGATCCCTGGCGCAGGACACGAGCCTTCCGGGCGCCATCTCGAGTGCATCGTCGCGCGACAATGCTGTTGGCGATAATGGCAGTCCCGATCGTAGGTTGACAACGCTGTTCTTTTCCGTTTACTTGGATTCGCCGTTTGCCATGCGCGCCACTAGTTATACAATATGTTGATGTGTTATTTCTTTTCGCTTCTTCAGCCACGCAGTCATACATGACAACAAACTCCAAGCTCTCACGCGCCGTAACCCGcttccatcatcatcacacaTAAAAGAAAACAGACAAAATAAACCCGCATCCACCCCCCCTAGACGCCGTGTCGGCCCAGCCCCTTGCCCCTCTTGGTCACCTCCTTGGCATGCCGCTGCTTGACCCTCGCCCGGCgcgcatcctcctcggcctcgacgcggcgagcgtgctcgcgcgcctcgcgcacCCGCAggcgcgcctcctcgagcgcccggtcggcctgcgcctcggcctcctcggcgtccatGACGCGCTCGCGCGCCTGCAGAATGGACGGGTctacatcgtcgtcgccgtgccggTGCCCCATGAGGGCGCGTGACAGTAGGCCCGGcttactgctgctgctgctgctgctgctgctgtgccggtggtggtgggagatggagtcgctgccgctgctgcgggacgaggagatggagcgGCTGGTGCGGCTGCTGTGACGGTTGTGTAGCAGCGAGCCGTggccggtggtggaggcggttGTTAcgggcggggacggcgtgCGGTTGCGGTGGAAgagcccaccgccgccgccgccgccgccgccggtgattCCGGacttgtggtggtgggtcgtcgccgggacgggcgccggggctggggccggggccggctCGTGTCGGTGGAAGAGCGAGTTGtgcttgcgcggcggcgcgtcgtgcACGGGAATCACCACCTCAGGCGAGGGCTCGCGCCTGGAACCGAAGAGAGGCATTTTATTGTACAGACGGGTTGGGGTTCTTTTTTCTTGCTTTCGTggtttgtgtgtgtgtgcgaggagtcaaagtcgtcgaggtAGTAAGTAACTACTCTAATGATGGAGACGTCGTACTAGCAGTTGTCGTGGATCAAAAAGAGTCGCCACCAGTTAACGTTAGTTATTAGCGTTGCTGCAGTGGAAACATATCGAGCCAAGAGAcgaagagaaaaaaaagggacCGCTTTCGCCAAGAGACGCGCCTCCAGGACCCTTATTTAATAACGACGGCCTTCGCGAGGACAGACACACTGCGCAAGCCTTTTcttgctgtgctgcgctgcgctgccgtccgtgggcaggcagccagccagccagactgTGGATGGTCGTGCGTGTCCAAACCGGTTTGCACTGGCGATCGGCCTCATGACGTCAaaacctgccgccgccaacgtctctctccccccttccagcgctcactcactcactcactcaccactcatcaccaccacccaccacccaccatcaCCCTGGCCCCCAGCCACACCGCGACACGCCCGATGCAGCCTCCAGCGCAGACCACTGACACTAGGGCCAATCACgcaagctgggcggcgctgccagGGGTCGGACCCTGAGAATGGTCTTGAACGAACGGCGACCCAAAGGGAACTCTTACGTCGACGGCGGATCGTCATGGCATCATCGCGGCCGCTGGCGTGCGGGGAAACGGACCAGCCCTGCCATACGTGCCTGCATGCCCTTGCGTCTTCGCGTTACTAACGGCGCGTGCACTGTCCATGGGCTCCTCCGTCGTGGAAACAAACAAGGTCTTCTTCGTACGGCTGGTAgtcgcagcagctcgagcatCACCGCTCCgcccaccatggccgcctcTTCGTAACTTAAGCAACAAGATTACAAGGCATAGCATAACACGTCTCTGGCTcatctctccctctctctgtgtCTTTCGCTctcgcccctcctcccccttctctccATCTCAGCTCGCTCATGCGCCTCCACCGCTCGTGCATGCCCTCCGTCACCTCCAAACGCCCCGCGCCTCTACCTACCTCCTACCCGTGCACGACTCTTCCGAGGCATATACTGTAATATCAAGAACGCGCAGACGCTGTCCCCACcccccgcccggccgcccgctACCGAACGAATAGTATGTACACGCGTGAAGCGAATCAAGTAGTGTCGTGAGAATCGAAAGGGTAATGGAAACAGACAGGTCCGCGCAAAATACAAAAGGGAATCCATGATGAGGTATTATAAGCAagggccgcccgcgtcgtcgcagcgTGCGTGCCCCTTCCTGGTTCGTAATGGACCGGCACGTCAGGGTCCCTCGTCTCGTGCGCCCCTCACATGACGGTGCACTTGTTGTCCTCTCGCTCCTTCTTGACGCTCAGggccacgcgcgccgcctcggtaAAGGCCTCGTTGACGCCCCGGTTCTTCATGGCTGAGCACTCGAGGTACCGCGACGCGCCTATCCGCCGCGCCACCTCGAGCCCCTGGTCGTAGTTGATGGTCGGGCCTTTTTCGCGCGCCTGTCCGTCTTCGGTGGCCgggccgctgccctcgccgccggcattgccgttggcctcgtcgtcctcgccgccctgctcgcggAGGTCGCACTTGAGCGCCACGAGCACGAGCTTGACGCCGGGGCAATTGTCGGCGATCTCGCCCACCCACTTGGACTCGACGTTTTCCAGCGAGTCTTTGCTTTCGACCGAGTAGCACAGCATGATGAGATCTGTGTCGTCTGCGGGTTGGGCTGTGTCAGTACGCCAAGCGCCACGACCTTGTCCAAGCCCACCGGGGGACGGGGATGCCTCGCACCGTAGGAAAGGGACCGCAGGCGGTCAAACTCTTCCTGGCCTGCCGTGTCCCATAGTGACAGCTCAATATGTACGTTGTCGACGAAGATGTCTATTGGCGCCACGCGTCAGCCTCGCCATCCGCTCGACGAATCCCTTGACCCCTCTTGTCTCGTCTCGTTGGCTTGCCGCTACGCACCATGGACATAATTCTCAAACACGGTCGGCTCGTATACGGTCGGAAAGTAGCTGCAATGCAATGTCAGCGTCGGGTTGCCGCGGACCTGGGCTGggccctggcgccgccatctGCGCCGCGACTCGCGAAAAAAAGAAACGCACCCTCTGGTGAAGACGTTGAGCAGAGACGTCTTGCCGCTGGCACCGTCGCCACTGTCATGCGGATATCAGCATCCGCTTGCCTGCAAGGGCCACGGCTTCCATatgcgtcggcgaggcgggcacccacagcagcaccagcttgCGCTGGACCGTCTTAGATCCGCCGCATAAAGCAGGCATAgcgagcgtcgtcggcagtcACCGAGTAGTTGTCGCGCGAAGTTCAATGGgtgagagggaggggagccCGCGTCTCTCGTCTATGCCTCGAGCGGACAAGAGACCCGAGGCTGCGGCGaaacggcgaggaggggctgGGTCCCGAGGTTCGGGGTCGCGAGAGTGGACACGatggcgatgtcgtcgttgtcgtcgtcgttgtcgtcgtcagtTGCTCTGGGGGGACAGTAAAAGGGGGTCGACCGGTCGAAGCCGCAGTTCAACGTGAGCGCAGTGTCGGGACGTCGCCGCGACGGATGGGAatgcggcggctggagcgCGACGTGAAGAGAGGGCGATTACGCAGCGGGATGGATTAAACAAAGGAGAGCCGGAATCGAGGCTAGGAGTCGGAAATgcgcgaggtggaggaggatggtggatggaggGATCTCTGGTAATCCTGGCAATGGCTGATGGATGGAGCCCACCCGCCTGGCATGATGAACCCAGCGAGGTGGAGCCAGCTGGACGCGGGAGGTTCCAGCCCGGGGGCCTTGTTCAGCGGGCGCGCTGGAGGCGCTAATTAGGTAGCGCTGGGCGgatggcgggatggcgggcgggcactcAGCCATCGATGGATGCGAAATAACTACTAACTTAGGTAGTTACAccatccagcccagcccgcggACCCAGTGGTCGGTGCCTACCTTCTATCAGCTGTCGAGTCCCCTGGACTGGCTGGACCTGCCCTGCTGCTCTGGCTCACTCACCGCACCTGGCAGAGGTAGTACACAGTACTAACGGCAgaggctcggcgccgtcgtgaGTACTAAGGacgttagtaccttagtaccgTACCGCACATGGAAGCACAGGTGGCATCCAGCCATGAAAGGTTCCAATTCCAGACAGTGGGTGCGCCAGCCTGGACGCGCGGACCCATCCAACAAatgatgaagacggcgggACGATGCGCCCACTTTGCGACTCTCGCTGatgaagcagcagcagcagcaggcagagCAGAGAAAGTGCCTCGCCCGAGATGCTCGGGCCAAGTCTTTTCCGTACCTATCTCAGAGGCTATAGTAGTTAGAAGCCGGGCGGCCTGTTGGTGGAGGTGCCATCaaagcccccctccccccccctgtccCTCTCGTCCACTgtccgcccgcggccaagcCATCGTCCCCGCCCTCCAGCTGCAAGCATTATAACGCCAGCGGGTCGCCCCTCCGTGCCCTGAGAGGATTGAGAACGAATTGCTCCAGACAATGCATGCAGGTTGAGGACACGACATCATCACTCGGGTGGCGATTAAATTGGCCACAGTAGTTGGCACGTTCTAGTGAGGTTCCATTTGCAATGCTGGTATCACGTTCATACATAAAACGCCCTCGTTGTAGGCGTCTGCCCGTGGTAGTGGATGGCTTGTTGTCACCGACTGGCACGCACATTGGTTCCCGTCGCGGATAGCCTCATCCCCCAGACCCCCGCCCAACGCCAAATGGTTGCCGCCGAGAGGCTCGTCACTCGTCGCAAGTAAATTCGCAGCGTTGCCGCCTGGCGATGCACATTCGTTGCAACCCGACGAAATCGCCCAACCGCTCCAGCAATACAACAACGTCGCCCAACCACCACACTGCCCGTCTTCGGCAGCGGGACCAGCACCAAGTCTCTCGTCCAGCCAGCTAGTCGTCGTCCCGCTGGTATCCCTGTCGCGCCCTCCCCATCCGCTCCGAGAGTGCCATgttgcccgcctgcctgtgcAGGCCGTTGACGAATCCCCGGTCACCCGCCCGGTTCCTCGCCCgcttgtcggcctcgcgtGCCGCCCGCTCTCGTTCCTCGAGCTGTCGTAGCCGTGCGTCGCGGTCCTGATCCAGctccgatgccgccgactgcATCGCCGCGAGCTTTCTCGCCCGCTCCGCCTCCTCATCCCCTTTCGAATCGCCGTTCATGTGTCTCGGTGGgtgtcggccgtctcgctgGTTTCCGTTCCGCCTGTCATCCCGCTGCCTGTCATCACGCTGGTTGTGTGTCCTTCCTTCTCGGGCCTCGTCATCTCTGCGCCCATGACTTCGCCGCCTGTCTTCCAAAGACGGACTTCTCCGCCGCGCTCGTTCTTCAGAGCCCGacccacgtcgccgcccgtcttcgtAGCGGCTGCGGGAGTCTCTGTgtccgtggccgtggccgttcTCTGACCTGTCCCTACCGCGTCGCGAAGGGCTGCGCTCGTCAGAGTCTCTGGCCCGCCTATGCCCGCGTTCGTAGTCGTCCTCGGACCTGTCGCGCTGGCGGTGTGGCGATCGCGACCGTGAGTAGGACCTGCGTCGCCTATGTCGTCTctcgtggtcgtggtcgcgATCCCGGCTGCGGTGTCGGTGGCGATTTTTTTTGTG from Purpureocillium takamizusanense chromosome 4, complete sequence includes the following:
- a CDS encoding uncharacterized protein (EggNog:ENOG503P7V9) produces the protein MPLFGSRREPSPEVVIPVHDAPPRKHNSLFHRHEPAPAPAPAPVPATTHHHKSGITGGGGGGGGGLFHRNRTPSPPVTTASTTGHGSLLHNRHSSRTSRSISSSRSSGSDSISHHHRHSSSSSSSSSKPGLLSRALMGHRHGDDDVDPSILQARERVMDAEEAEAQADRALEEARLRVREAREHARRVEAEEDARRARVKQRHAKEVTKRGKGLGRHGV
- the RHO3 gene encoding Rho GTPase (BUSCO:EOG09264YNR~COG:U~EggNog:ENOG503NVUG), which encodes MPALCGGSKTVQRKLVLLGDGASGKTSLLNVFTRGYFPTVYEPTVFENYVHDIFVDNVHIELSLWDTAGQEEFDRLRSLSYDDTDLIMLCYSVESKDSLENVESKWVGEIADNCPGVKLVLVALKCDLREQGGEDDEANGNAGGEGSGPATEDGQAREKGPTINYDQGLEVARRIGASRYLECSAMKNRGVNEAFTEAARVALSVKKEREDNKCTVM
- the CWC25 gene encoding RNA-splicing factor (COG:S~EggNog:ENOG503NY8V), producing MGGGDLNLKKSFHPTLRRNQAAVYDEEQKALAERKRTQQRINEIKEERAKEELQRQLEAAGGRKRVDRVDWMYQGPTDGQAGTSEETEAYLLGKRRIDNLIKGTEHKQLEKAAGQESFMALQNANSARDTASKIRDDPLLAIKRQEQAAYEAMMNDPIKRRQLLSSMGIEDKKDKDKDSRHKKNRHRHRSRDRDHDHERRHRRRRSYSRSRSPHRQRDRSEDDYERGHRRARDSDERSPSRRGRDRSENGHGHGHRDSRSRYEDGRRRGSGSEERARRRSPSLEDRRRSHGRRDDEAREGRTHNQRDDRQRDDRRNGNQRDGRHPPRHMNGDSKGDEEAERARKLAAMQSAASELDQDRDARLRQLEERERAAREADKRARNRAGDRGFVNGLHRQAGNMALSERMGRARQGYQRDDD